One window of the Bos mutus isolate GX-2022 chromosome X, NWIPB_WYAK_1.1, whole genome shotgun sequence genome contains the following:
- the SLITRK4 gene encoding SLIT and NTRK-like protein 4, with translation MFLWLFLILSALISSTNADSDISVEICNVCSCVSVENVLYVNCEKVSVYRPNQLKPPWSNFYHLNFQNNFLNILYPNTFLNFSHAVSLQLGNNKLQNIEGGAFLGLSALKQLHLNNNELKILRADTFLGIENLEYLQADYNLIKYIERGAFNKLHKLKVLILNDNLISFLPDNIFRFASLTHLDIRGNRIQKLPYIGVLEHIGRVVELQLEDNPWNCSCDLLPLKAWLENMPYNIYIGEAICETPSDLYGRLLKETNKQELCPMGTGSDFDVRILPPSQLENGYTTPNGHTTQTSLHRLVTKAPKTTNPSKISGIVAGKALSNRNLSQIVSYQTRVPPLTPCPAPCFCKTHPSDLGLSVNCQEKNIQSMSELIPKPLNAKKLHVNGNSIKDVDISDFTEFEGLDLLHLGSNQITAIKGDVFRNLTNLRRLYLNGNQIERLYPEIFSGLHNLQYLYLEYNLIKEILAGTFDSMPNLQLLYLNNNLLKSLPVYIFSGAPLARLNLRNNKFMYLPVSGVLDQLQALTQIDLEGNPWDCTCDLVALKLWLEKLNDGIVMKELKCETPVQFANIELKSLKNEILCPKLLNKPSAPFTSPAPAITFTTPLGPIRSPPGGPVPLSILILSILVVLILTVFVAFCLLVFVLRRNKKPTVKHEGLGNPECGSMQLQLRKHDHKTNKKDGLGTEAFIPQTIEQMSKSHTCSLKDSETGFMFSDPPGQKVMMRNVTDKEKDVLHVDTRKRLSTIDELDELFPSRDSNVFIQNFLESKKEYNSIGVSGFEIRYPEKQDKKTKKSLIGGNHSKIVVEQRKSSEYFELKAKLQSSPDYLQVLEEQTALNKI, from the coding sequence ATGTTTCTTTGGCTCTTTCTGATTTTGTCAGCCCTGATTTCTTCGACAAATGCAGATTCTGACATATCGGTGGAAATTTGCAATGTGTGTTCCTGCGTGTCAGTTGAGAATGTGCTGTATGTCAACTGTGAGAAGGTTTCAGTCTACAGGCCAAATCAGCTGAAACCCCCTTGGTCCAATTTTTATCACCTCAAtttccaaaacaattttttaaatatcctcTACCCAAACACATTCTTGAATTTTTCACACGCAGTGTCCCTGCAGCTGGGAAATAATAAACTGCAGAACATTGAGGGAGGAGCCTTCCTTGGGCTCAGTGCATTAAAGCAGTTGCACTTGAACAACAATGAATTAAAGATTCTCCGGGCTGACACTTTCCTTGGCATTGAGAACTTGGAGTATCTCCAGGCTGACTACAATTTAATCAAGTATATTGAACGGGGAGCCTTCAATAAGCTCCACAAACTAAAAGTTCTCATTCTTAATGACAAtctgatttcctttcttcctgataATATTTTCCGATTCGCATCTTTGACTCATCTGGATATCCGAGGGAACAGAATCCAGAAGCTCCCCTATATCGGAGTTCTGGAACACATAGGCCGTGTGGTCGAATTGCAACTGGAAGATAACCCTTGGAACTGTAGCTGTGATCTATTGCCTTTAAAAGCTTGGCTGGAGAATATGCCATATAACATTTACATAGGTGAAGCTATCTGTGAAACGCCCAGTGACTTATATGGAagacttttaaaagaaaccaaCAAGCAGGAATTATGCCCCATGGGCACAGGCAGTGATTTTGACGTACGAATCCTGCCTCCGTCTCAGCTGGAAAATGGCTACACCACCCCGAACGGTCACACCACCCAAACATCTTTACACAGGTTAGTGACCAAAGCACCGAAAACAACAAATCCCTCCAAGATCTCTGGAATCGTGGCCGGCAAAGCCCTCTCTAACCGCAATCTCAGCCAGATCGTGTCTTACCAAACCAGGGTGCCTCCTCTTACACCTTGTCCAGCACCTTGCTTCTGCAAAACCCATCCTTCCGATCTGGGACTGAGTGTCAACTGCCAAGAGAAAAACATCCAGTCCATGTCAGAGCTGATACCAAAACCGTTAAATGCCAAGAAGTTGCACGTCAATGGCAACAGCATCAAAGACGTGGACATCTCCGATTTCACCGAGTTCGAGGGACTGGATCTACTCCATTTAGGCAGCAATCAGATTACCGCAATCAAGGGGGATGTATTCCGAAACCTCACGAATTTACGCCGGCTTTATCTCAATGGCAATCAGATCGAGAGACTCTATCCCGAGATCTTTTCAGGCCTTCATAACCTGCAGTATTTATATTTGGAATACAACTTAATTAAGGAAATCTTAGCGGGCACCTTTGACTCAATGCCAAACTTGCAGCTGCTGTACTTAAACAATAATCTCTTAAAGAGCCTGCCCGTGTACATTTTCTCGGGAGCACCCCTCGCTAGACTGAACCTGAGGAACAACAAGTTTATGTATCTGCCTGTCAGTGGTGTCCTGGATCAGCTGCAGGCTCTTACTCAGATCGACCTGGAGGGCAACCCATGGGACTGCACTTGTGACTTGGTGGCATTAAAGCTGTGGCTGGAGAAGCTGAACGATGGGATTGTCATGAAAGAACTGAAGTGCGAGACACCTGTGCAGTTTGCCAACATCGAACTGAAGTCCCTCAAAAACGAAATCTTGTGTCCCAAGCTCTTAAACAAGCCATCGGCGCCATTCACGAGCCCTGCACCCGCCATTACTTTCACTACCCCGCTGGGGCCCATTCGAAGtcctcctggtggtccagtgcctcTGTCCATTTTGATCCTAAGTATCTTAGTGGTCCTCATCTTAACTGTGTTTGTAGCTTTTTGCCTTCTTGTTTTTGTGCTGAGACGAAACAAGAAACCCACAGTGAAGCACGAAGGCCTGGGGAACCCCGAGTGCGGTTCCATGCAGTTGCAGCTGAGAAAACATGACcacaaaaccaacaaaaaagaTGGCCTGGGCACAGAAGCATTCATTCCACAAACCATAGAACAGATGAGCAAGAGCCACACCTGCAGCCTGAAAGACTCTGAAACTGGGTTCATGTTTTCtgatcctccaggccagaaagtCATGATGAGAAATGTCACTGACAAGGAAAAAGATGTATTGCACGTGGATACCAGGAAGAGACTAAGCACCATCGATGAGCTGGATGAATTATTCCCGAGCAGGGATTCCAATGTGTTTATTCAGAATTTTCTTGAAAGCAAAAAGGAGTACAATAGCATAGGCGTCAGTGGCTTCGAGATCCGCTATCCagagaaacaagacaaaaaaaccAAGAAGTCACTGATAGGCGGCAACCACAGTAAAATTGTTGTGGAGCAAAGGAAGAGCAGCGAGTACTTTGAACTGAAGGCAAAACTCCAGAGTTCCCCCGACTACCTACAGGTCCTTGAAGAGCAGACAGCTTTGAACAAGATCTAG